The following are encoded in a window of Amycolatopsis solani genomic DNA:
- a CDS encoding TIGR04222 domain-containing membrane protein, whose amino-acid sequence MDDPWGISGPDFVVLYIALLGAVLLIRRVVSGVASRRAQRVDDGRPVAPPTVYQLAFLAGGPDRAVDAAIAALVDRGQLRVNSYKQVSQAGARPSEPLEQAVYDVAQLKTTAAIRARVRGSAVMRALETGLDQQGLLASAAAERQARTFGLFLQLAVLALGLVRLVNGLSLGRPVGVLVFLVLLAAVLAIVAAVRRSKTGARRPSAAGHRVLGQARAAASGPVPAGMLAGGALLGGAAAAVALGGWAMYPDEELSAALTPPMGSGGGGSSGSSCSSGSSCSSSSSCSSGSSCGSSCGGGGCGG is encoded by the coding sequence ATGGACGACCCGTGGGGCATTTCCGGACCGGATTTCGTGGTCCTCTACATCGCGCTGCTGGGCGCGGTCCTGCTGATCAGGCGCGTGGTGTCCGGCGTCGCGAGCAGGCGCGCGCAGCGCGTGGACGACGGGCGGCCCGTCGCGCCGCCGACCGTCTACCAGCTGGCGTTCCTGGCCGGCGGCCCCGACCGGGCCGTCGACGCGGCGATCGCGGCGCTGGTGGACCGCGGGCAGCTGCGCGTCAACAGCTACAAGCAGGTCAGCCAGGCCGGGGCCCGGCCGTCGGAGCCGCTGGAGCAGGCGGTCTACGACGTGGCGCAGCTGAAGACGACGGCGGCGATCCGGGCGCGGGTCCGCGGCTCCGCGGTCATGCGGGCGCTGGAGACCGGCCTCGACCAGCAGGGCTTGCTGGCCTCGGCCGCGGCGGAGCGGCAGGCGCGGACGTTCGGGCTGTTCCTGCAGCTCGCCGTGCTGGCGCTCGGCCTGGTGCGGCTGGTCAACGGCCTCTCGCTCGGCCGCCCGGTCGGGGTGCTGGTGTTCCTGGTCCTCCTGGCGGCGGTGCTGGCGATCGTGGCCGCGGTCCGCCGGTCGAAGACGGGCGCCCGGCGGCCGTCGGCGGCGGGGCACCGGGTGCTCGGCCAGGCGCGCGCGGCGGCGTCCGGGCCGGTGCCGGCGGGCATGCTGGCGGGCGGCGCGCTGCTCGGCGGCGCCGCGGCGGCGGTCGCGCTGGGCGGCTGGGCGATGTACCCGGACGAGGAACTCAGCGCGGCGCTGACCCCGCCCATGGGTTCCGGTGGCGGCGGCTCTTCGGGCTCGTCGTGCAGCAGCGGCTCGTCCTGCTCGAGCTCGTCGTCGTGCAGCAGCGGGTCCTCGTGCGGTTCGTCGTGCGGCGGAGGGGGCTGCGGTGGGTGA
- a CDS encoding DUF692 domain-containing protein encodes MGELGIGIGWRHELDLSIARLPGVDWVEVVAENLHADHLPETLVALRRRGLPVLPHAVSLSLGGAEPLDTGRVQHLAEIARAVDAPLVSDHVCFVRAGGLDSGHLMPLPRTREALDVLVANVRLAQSIVDVPFALENIAAVLDWPDNELTEEQFLTELTDRTGCRLIIDVANLYANARNIGTDPVAFLDGIPWERLAYVHMAGGVERDGVYHDTHAHPVLPEVLSLLTELRKRTDPPGVLLERDDDYPSDEELASELASLRAAVTV; translated from the coding sequence GTGGGTGAGCTCGGCATCGGGATCGGCTGGCGGCACGAACTGGACCTGTCCATCGCCCGGCTCCCGGGCGTCGACTGGGTGGAGGTCGTCGCGGAGAACCTGCACGCCGACCACCTCCCGGAGACACTGGTGGCGCTGCGGCGGCGGGGCCTGCCGGTGCTGCCGCACGCCGTCTCGCTGTCGCTGGGCGGGGCCGAGCCCCTCGACACCGGCCGCGTCCAGCACCTGGCGGAGATCGCGCGAGCGGTGGACGCGCCGCTGGTCAGCGACCACGTGTGCTTCGTGCGCGCGGGCGGGCTCGACTCGGGGCACCTGATGCCGCTCCCCCGCACCCGAGAGGCGCTCGACGTCCTGGTGGCGAACGTCCGGCTGGCCCAGTCCATTGTGGACGTGCCGTTCGCGCTGGAGAACATCGCCGCGGTGCTGGACTGGCCGGACAACGAGCTGACGGAGGAGCAGTTCCTCACCGAGCTGACCGACCGGACCGGCTGCCGGCTGATCATCGACGTCGCGAACCTGTACGCCAACGCCCGCAACATCGGCACGGACCCGGTGGCCTTCCTGGACGGGATCCCGTGGGAGCGCCTGGCGTACGTCCACATGGCGGGCGGGGTGGAGCGCGACGGCGTCTACCACGACACGCACGCGCACCCGGTGCTGCCGGAGGTGCTCTCGCTGTTGACGGAACTGCGGAAGCGGACGGACCCGCCGGGCGTGCTGCTGGAGCGCGACGACGACTACCCGAGCGACGAGGAGCTGGCGTCCGAGCTGGCGTCGTTGCGGGCGGCGGTGACGGTGTGA
- a CDS encoding CoA transferase, whose translation MREAVEGVWRALTDTAPGPFELTGAEDVLPGPYRVAAAATASVAAATLAAGELLKERGIEPGVVTADTRHAAAAFHSEQLLRVDGAGAESVWAPLSGNYRAADGWIRLHCNYPRHEAAVCWGLGVPGTRAAVAKAVAGRPAREIEHAVVSAGGAAAELRSPEDWAAHPQGSAVASLPLVSLEPVAAAPKRTLFYSDRPMGGVRVLELTHVLAGPVAGRVLAAHGADVLHVGAAHLPRVEALVRDTGQGKRSTFVALDTEGGRARLKKLISRADVLVQSFRPGALEKIGFGPAELAELRPGLVVADLSAYGWEGPWARRRGFDSLVQMSNGMAFDAEEPSPLPVQALDHATGWLAAAAIMTAVHRQLTDGGTWRARLSLAGTGRWLDSLGRKDPSAVEVDYSDLMEDADSGYGRLTRVRMAGGLPGAEPHWDFGTRLPGVDKPTWTP comes from the coding sequence GTGCGCGAGGCAGTCGAGGGCGTCTGGCGTGCCCTCACCGACACGGCCCCGGGGCCCTTCGAACTGACCGGCGCCGAAGACGTGCTGCCCGGGCCGTACCGGGTCGCGGCGGCCGCCACGGCTTCGGTGGCCGCGGCCACGCTCGCGGCCGGCGAACTGCTGAAGGAACGCGGCATCGAGCCCGGCGTCGTCACCGCGGACACGCGGCACGCGGCGGCGGCGTTCCACAGCGAGCAGCTGCTGCGGGTCGACGGCGCCGGCGCGGAGTCGGTCTGGGCCCCGCTGTCGGGCAACTACCGCGCGGCCGACGGCTGGATCCGCCTGCACTGCAACTACCCGCGCCACGAAGCGGCGGTGTGCTGGGGACTGGGCGTGCCCGGCACCCGCGCCGCGGTCGCGAAGGCGGTCGCCGGGCGGCCCGCGCGCGAGATCGAGCACGCGGTGGTGTCCGCCGGGGGAGCGGCCGCCGAGCTGCGCTCGCCGGAGGACTGGGCAGCGCACCCGCAGGGTTCGGCGGTGGCTTCGCTGCCGCTGGTTTCACTGGAACCGGTGGCCGCGGCGCCGAAACGGACGTTGTTCTATTCGGACCGTCCGATGGGCGGCGTCCGGGTGCTGGAGCTGACGCACGTGCTCGCGGGGCCGGTGGCCGGGCGCGTCCTGGCCGCGCACGGCGCCGACGTCCTGCACGTCGGGGCGGCGCACCTGCCGCGCGTCGAGGCACTGGTGCGCGACACCGGGCAGGGCAAGCGCTCGACGTTCGTGGCACTGGACACCGAGGGCGGCCGCGCGCGGCTGAAGAAGCTGATCAGCCGGGCGGACGTGCTGGTCCAGTCGTTCCGCCCGGGCGCGCTGGAGAAGATCGGCTTCGGCCCCGCGGAGCTGGCCGAGCTGCGGCCGGGCCTGGTGGTGGCGGACCTGAGCGCGTACGGCTGGGAAGGCCCGTGGGCCCGCCGGCGCGGCTTCGACAGCCTGGTCCAGATGTCGAACGGCATGGCTTTCGACGCGGAGGAGCCTTCCCCGCTGCCGGTCCAGGCCTTGGACCACGCCACGGGCTGGCTGGCGGCGGCGGCGATCATGACGGCGGTCCACCGGCAGCTGACCGACGGCGGCACGTGGCGCGCGCGGCTGTCGCTGGCGGGCACCGGCCGCTGGCTGGATTCGCTGGGCCGCAAGGATCCTTCGGCCGTCGAGGTCGACTACAGCGACCTGATGGAGGACGCGGACAGCGGCTACGGCCGCCTGACGCGGGTCCGCATGGCGGGCGGCTTGCCGGGCGCGGAGCCACACTGGGACTTCGGCACGCGACTGCCGGGAGTCGACAAACCGACCTGGACGCCCTGA
- the hemQ gene encoding hydrogen peroxide-dependent heme synthase, producing MARVNYNELNDTIRYTTWSVFRIEPGRLGEDRGTAGRETAEYLDGLEAKGVTVRGVYDLSALRADADYMVWWHAEEIEQVQAAYSGFRRTPLGRASTPVWSQTALHRPAEFNKSHIPAFLAGEEARKYICVYPFVRSYEWYLLPDADRRKMLADHGKEARDYPDVRANTVASFALGDYEWILAFEADELHRIVDLMRHLRGTEARLHVREEIPFYTGTRVPPAELVAALP from the coding sequence ATGGCGCGGGTCAACTACAACGAGCTCAACGACACCATCCGCTACACGACCTGGTCGGTCTTCCGGATCGAGCCCGGCAGGCTGGGCGAGGACCGCGGGACCGCCGGCCGCGAGACCGCCGAGTACCTCGACGGCCTGGAGGCGAAGGGCGTCACGGTCCGGGGTGTCTACGACCTGTCCGCGCTGCGCGCCGACGCCGACTACATGGTCTGGTGGCACGCCGAGGAGATCGAGCAGGTCCAGGCCGCGTACTCCGGCTTCCGCCGGACGCCGCTCGGGCGCGCGTCGACGCCGGTCTGGAGCCAGACCGCGCTGCACCGGCCCGCCGAGTTCAACAAGAGCCACATCCCCGCGTTCCTGGCCGGGGAAGAGGCGCGCAAGTACATCTGCGTGTACCCGTTCGTCCGCTCCTACGAGTGGTACCTGCTCCCGGACGCCGACCGGCGCAAGATGCTGGCCGACCACGGCAAGGAAGCCCGCGACTACCCGGACGTGCGCGCCAACACCGTCGCGTCGTTCGCGCTGGGCGACTACGAGTGGATCCTCGCCTTCGAGGCCGACGAGCTGCACCGGATCGTCGACCTGATGCGGCACCTGCGCGGCACCGAAGCGCGGCTGCACGTGCGGGAGGAAATCCCGTTCTACACCGGCACGCGCGTGCCACCCGCCGAGCTCGTCGCGGCCCTGCCGTAG